The nucleotide sequence GGACGAGGACGCTCAACCAGGCAGTCATGGCACCTCCGATCCTCTCCTACTGGTTCGCTCGCCGATGCTCCGGGGGTAGCCGGACCGCCCGCTTCGTGACGTGTTCGTGACCTTGTTCGGCACCGAGCAGGCGTTCGGCGGAGCCCCGGGACCGTTCGCCGCGCCCGCACGGGCCGCCGACGGAGCCGGGCGGGCGGACGGCGCCGGCGGAGCCGCACTGCCGGACCGAGCCGGCGGAGCCGCACTGCCGGACCGGGCCGGTGGTGACACGGCGCACGGCTGTCGGGGGTCACCCGTACGCTCGGTGACGTGAGTACCTCCGCCCGACGGACGGCCCGGCCCACCCGGCGCGCGGCGGCCGGTCTCGCCGCACGGGTCGCGGCCGGGGAGAACCCGATCGGGCGAGCACGGCGGGTGAACCGGATCCTGCGCGCGCTGGCCGAGGCCTACCCGCACGCGCACTGCGAGCTCGACTTCTCGACTCCGCTGGATCTGGCCGTCGCCACGATCCTCTCCGCCCAGTGCACCGACGAGCGGGTCAATCAGGTCACGCCGGCGCTGTTCGCCCGGTACCCGACGGCGGCCGACTACGCCGGGGCCGACCGCACCGAGCTGGAGACCCTGATCCGGTCGACCGGCTTCTACCGGAACAAGGCGACCTCGCTGACCGGCCTGGGCGCCGCCGTCGTCGACCGGCACGGCGGTGAGCTGCCGGCCACGCTGGACGAGCTGGTGAAGCTGCCCGGGATCGGCCGCAAGACGGCCAACGTCATCCTGGGCAACGCGTTCGGC is from Pseudonocardia autotrophica and encodes:
- the nth gene encoding endonuclease III, whose translation is MSTSARRTARPTRRAAAGLAARVAAGENPIGRARRVNRILRALAEAYPHAHCELDFSTPLDLAVATILSAQCTDERVNQVTPALFARYPTAADYAGADRTELETLIRSTGFYRNKATSLTGLGAAVVDRHGGELPATLDELVKLPGIGRKTANVILGNAFGVPGITVDTHFGRLVRRWGWTTEEDPVKVEHAVGELVPRRDWTIVSHHVIFHGRRVCHSRKPACGVCTLAADCPAYGTGPTDQAEAAALVKGPERDRLLELAGVTGSGDGR